The genomic segment CTGCCACAGAACCCGATCGACAAGGCCCTGGGCGCCCCGGCCCCTGAAAAGCCGAAGAAGGACGACGACAAGGACAAGAAGGAAAAGAAAGACAAGCACTCGCCCACGCCCGCCTATGTCTTCGCCGGAATCTTCGCGGCCCTCTATGTGGGTGGCCGGGTACTGGAAGATCGCCTTATCCGATCCCTGTTCAGGAAGAAGCTGCAGGGCGCTTAGTGCTGTTCGGGCAGTGGCCGTTTTCAGCCCTCATACCCCGGCGCCGCGAGCACAGCCGCACACCATCAACCATGACTGCGACCAGTCAACAGGCCACATAGGCCCGGATTTTAGGACCGTACCTGCGCCCTTTCCGACAAGGTGAATGAAGCACGCGAAGACGCAACCGCCGCCTAGCGCTTCTCCCCAGATCGAGAAAGACTTCCGCAGTTGGGGAATCGAGATTCAACGGGAAATAGGCGCCCTGCCCCGGTGCAGGCGGGATGGCACCCCCACGTGTGACTAAGCAGAAAGGCCGGGCCGATCGGACTCCAGCACTTTGCCCAAATATATGTCCGCCGCGCCTGCGCGAACCAACCAGCCAAAGCCTCTCCAAAGCCACTGTGTTCGAGCATTCGAACCTGGGCAAAATCGGGCGTCCAGCGAAAGACCCTTTCGCTGTTAAGCCGCAGATTTCCTAGGGAAAGTACCTTTGAGTAGGTGGTGCCGCTTACGTGACTCGAACACGTGACCCCATCATTACGAATGATGTGCTCTACCAACTGAGCTAAAGCGGCACTCTGCCGCGCCCCTTAATGGTCTTGCGGTGGTGCCGCAAGCCGGGGCGTGGAAGGTGGAGGCCCGAGCCGGAATCGAACCGGCGTATACGGATTTGCAGTCCGCTGCGTCACCACTCCGCCATCGGGCCTCATCCCCGCCTGTGGAAGAATCCACAGTCATGGGAAGGCGCGCCCTAGCGGAGAGGTGGCAGGCGCGCAATCCGCTTTCGTGCGTGAGATCGCCTTGCGTGGCGCGCGCCATATGATTAGCAGGCTAGCAAACAGATTGAGGATCCGGGAAATGGCCGACGACAAGCCGAAGATGCACCGTGTGGAAGGGCATAGCGAGGAACGCTTCCTGGGATCGGACGTGTTCGAATCCACCAGCCACACCCTGCCCCCGCGCAACGGCACCGGCACCATCCGGGAGGATGCGCGCGATGTGGACGTGTACCACCGCTGCGACGTGGCCGTGATCGGCGGCGGCCCGGCCGGCTGCGCGGCGGCCTGGGCGGCGGCGAAGGCGGGCGCGGACGTTACGCTGATCGAACGCTATAATTGCCTTGGCGGCCTTTCCACCGGCGGCCTGGTCATGTGGATCGACCGCATGACCGACTGGCAGGGCAACCATGTGATCCAGGGCTTTGCCCGCCAGTTCATCGAACGCATGCCGCCCGAAGCCGTGGCCGGCCCGCCACGCGAGGACTGGGGTTCGCAAGATCCGATCAAGGCCGGCTACTGGGGCCAGCGCACCACGGCCTTCCATGGCATAGTGCAATGGGCGCCCACGCTCGATCCTGAACGGATGAAGCTCAACAATCAGGAAATGCTGCTGCAGGCGGGCGTGCGAATCGTGTTCCATGCCTGGGCCGCACGGCCCGTGGTGGAAGATGGCGTGGCCAAGGGCGTCATCTTCGAATCGAAGGCCGGGCGTCAGGCAGTGATGGCCAAGGTGGTGGTGGACACCACGGGCGATGGCGACATGTTCGCCCGCGCCGGGGCCGCCTTCGATACCGATATCGAGGAAGGCGACGTCCACCATTCGATGAATACCGGCTGGGTGCTGGGCGGCGTCAACATGGACCGCTGGATCAACTGGAAGGTGCTCTATCCCGAGCAACTGCGCGAGCTGATGGCGCGCGGGCGGGAAGAGCTGGGCTTCTTCCAGACGCCCTATGTCAGCTGGCGGCCGGACATCGCCCTGTTCCTCGGCCCCCGCCAGTCCGGCCTATCGGCGCTGGACGTGGACGATTTGACCGAAGTGGAATTCCGCAGCCACCGGCTGATGGAAGGGCACTGCCAGTTCTTCCGCCGCCACGCGCCGGGCTTCGAGAACGCCTATTCCCTGCAGAGCGCCAGCCAGCTTGGCGTGCGCCACACGCGGCGCCTGGCAGGCATCGGGCGGATCGAGCGCCAGAACTGGGGCAACGGCACGCCGGTGGCGGACGAAGTGGGCATCAGCCCTTCGATCAGCCCCAAATTCCCGACCGTCTCCGTGCCCTATGGCAGCCTCGTGCCGCGCCAGCTGGACGGGATGCTGGCAGCCGGGCGCCACATCAGCTGCGATGCGAACAGCCACGGCTTCATGCGCGAAATCCCGCAATGCTGGCTGACCGGCCACGCAGCAGGTGTGGGCGCCGCCGTGGCGGCCAATCGCGGCGTGCAACCGCGCGAAGTGGATGTGGCCGAAGTGCGCAAGATCCTGCGTGAACAGGGCGCGCACCTGTCTGACGATACGGCCGTGGCGGCAGCGAAAGCCGAAGCGGTTCCGGCGGAATAAGGCTTGCAGGGGCGGCGGGGGTAATCCCGTCTGCCCTGCACACCTTGTAATTTTTAATCACGCTGTTATATAGAAATTGCCTAACGTCGTTTGCGACGGAATTTGACGGCCGCACAGACGGCTCCGTTTTCCCTTTCATGCAGCATGGCTCCGCCCCGGGATACGCCCGTGCGCGGATGGATTTTCGTATGCAAGGAAGTGGTTTGGCGAAAGAAGAGCTCCTCACAGTAGAAGGCGTGATCGACGAGATCCTGCCTGACGGACGCTTCGGCGTAACACTGGAGAATGAGCATCGGATCATCGCCTATACGGCTGGCAAAATGCGCCGTTACCGCATCCGATCGGTCGTTGGAGACCGCGTACACGTGGAAATGACGCCTTACGATCTGTCCAAGGGACGGATCGTCTTCCGCGAACGGACACCCGGCCAGGGGCCAGGTGGTGGCCGCAAGCGAGCTTTCAGGCGCTGACCCGATTTCAGGAAAAGCGGCGGCAATGGGCCGACCGCAAGGAAAAGATGAATTGTATCAATATCGGCGCTGCGAAGCGCCATTCTATCTCGCCGCGCAAGAGCCCGGCGAGCAACCCTGCCATGGCATCGAATCTGTCTTTGCCGGCAATGCTTTCGACCCTCGAATTGCGGCGACTGGTCGCCGCTATGGTCGACTGATCTGAAACACAAACGCCGCCATATGCGTGGCATTCGCGCCCCGGACAGGAGAACGCAATTGGACCTCAACCAGGAATATGCCGCCCATCAGGGCGCATTGATGCGGGCAGGAAACGCAGCCAGCGCAAAGGATCGTCTGGCGCATCTCACCAAGGCATCCACCATCGCGGGCCGGATCAGCATGTTCCAGCAGGGGCTCGGCGCTGCCGCCGCCTGCGCCTGGAGCATTTCGCAGTTTTCTGCGGCCGGCCGCACCTGAATTTACAGCACCCGAATAATCGGGCACTGTAATGTTGCTCTCGTTGAATTTCGACGGGTATCGACGATTTGGTTACGGATTCGGGAAATTCATTTCCCCTTTTCGCAAGATGACGAACTCCTTTCAATTGACGACTTGACGCACGACCCTGCCCGCATTTTGCGGGCAGAAATAACCGTTTCTTGAAAGGAAACGCACATGACTATCGGTACCGTAAAATTCTTCAATGAAGACAAGGGCTATGGATTCATTCAGCCCGACGATGGCAGCAAGGACAGCTTTGTCCATATTTCGGCCGTCCAGGCAGCCGGGATGGCCACGCTGAACAAGGATCAGCGCCTGTCCTATGACGTCGAAGCCGGCCGCAATGGCAAGGAATCGGCCGTCAATCTGTCCCACGCGGACTGAATGGCGCATGCCCCGGCTGCTTTTCGAAGTGGCCGGGCATTCCCCTCCTGCACTTTCCCTCTTTTCCTGCACACCCAAGGAGAAATCCGTTGGCCCTGACCTATGAATTCTACATGGCGCGTGCGCAGGAAGCAGCGAACGACGCCGAACTGGCTGTGCTGGAAAACGTCCGCGAGCGCGCTTTGCGTTCCGAAGCGGCATGGCGCGAAATGGCCGACCGTGCCCTGAAAGCGACGCATAGCCGCGAGGCCGCCCTGCGGGAAAAACTCCTCCCGGAATAGGCCCGATTTGGCGCGTAGCCTTCCAAACTGTCACATGGTCCTGCTAGGCTCGGCGTAGTCACCCGAATCCCCAAAACAGACCTCGGTCGCCGCCCACATGCTGTCAGCATTATTCAGGCCCCTGCTTGGCGCCCGCAACCGCGCGGTGCGCGATGCCTTTGCGGGTAACTGCAAGGCGATCTTCCTGCATGGGCAAGGCGAATTCGCTGTGACCGTAGCCGGGGTGGCGCGCCATCAGGCGGCGATCCGCGAGAGCGTGCCCGCCAGTGTCGATGCCGGACAGCCCTTTGCCTGCCTTGCCGAACTGGTGCTGGATCAGGGCAATGGCTGCAGCGTGGCAATTGGTGCGCGTGTGATCGGCTATTGCCCGGCCTATCTTGCCACGCGCTATCGCGAATGGCTGCATGAGTGGCGGCTGGAGGGCGCGCAGGTTCGCTGCCGTGCGATCATCCACACCACCGCCAATCGTTCCGGTGAGGAAACGCTGTTCGCGGTGAAGCTGGATATAGAACAGCCCTTCAAGCTCACCACCATCAAGCCGGGGGCGTGACGCGCAGAGCAAGGCAGGCGAGCGCGGCGGAAATGATTTTCCTACAGGTGACCAGGCGTGGCAGGGACTGCGTGGTTCCTTGACATGGTGAGTTGCCTATTGGCCGGGGAATGCCCCGTCAGACATCTTCATTTTGCCTTGAGTACCGCGCGAGGATCGTGGCCTGAAACACTCTGCAAATGCGCCAAATTCAAAGGTCACACGGCGCCTTCTCCTGAATCGCGCCAACCGCCTGTAAAACAGCGATAATCCAGCCGGATGGTCACATGGTTTCGCAGGCTGTTCTGCGTCAACCTTCGCCCGGCTCGCCTCGCCGCGGGTGAAGCGCCATAAGGCACCTATCGAGTCATTTTTCCGTGGAGCCATGCCATGCCCGAAGATCATGCAGCCCAGCTGAAGGCGCGGATGCGGCTTGATCTGAAGGAAGCGATGAAGGGCAAGCGCGCGGAGGAGATCGCCGTGCTGCGCGTGTTGCTCGCCGCGATCGACAATGCCGAAGCGCCCGCCATCGGATCGGCTCCGTTGCAGGTTTCGGGCCTGTCGAATGAAGTGGAACGGCTGGCACTTTCGCCGCAGCAGCTCGATGCGATCCTTGCCGCCGAGCTTCACGACCGCGAACAGACGGCCGCCCAGCTTGCCCCCATGGGGCAGGCCGGGCGGGCCGAAGCCCTGCTGCGAGAGGCGGAGATCGTCAGGCGCTATTGCAGCGCCTGAGCGCCTATTCGTCGAGCGGCAGCAGCACCCCGCCAGTGGAGAGCGGATGCACTGCCTCGCGGAAATTGCTGAGATAGCCAGTGGCCGGAATGCGGAAACCCGGCCCTTCACGCGCCGCCAGTTCTTCCGGCGAAAGGGCCACATCGATGCCGCGATTGGCCACGCTGATCGTCACGATGTCGCCATCGCGGACTTTGCCGATAGGGCCGCCAGTCGCCGCCTCGGGCGAAACTTCCGCCACGGTCAGACCTTTCAGGCACAGGCCGGAAAGCTGGCCGTCAGTGACGAAAGCGGTCGTCTTGGCAAGGCCTGCCGCGTCCAGCGCGAACAGCACCATGGAAGCGCCGCCGCCCATGGCCGGGCCGCCCTTCAGGCCCTGATTGCGGGCCACCACCACGTCGCCCGCCACGACCTTGCCGTCCTCGATGGCCTGGAGGCATTCCAGCGAATCCTCGAACACCTTGGCGGGGCCACTGAATTCCTCGGGCCGCGAACCGTCGCGAATACCCAGGCGGACCACGGCGGTATCGGCGAAATTGCCGCGCAGGATGGCAATGGCCGGGCCTTCGCCCACCGGATCGTCCACAGCGTGGATCACGTCCGGGCCGGGAATGACATAGTCGGCAAGGTTCTCGCCCAGCGTCTTGCCCGTGCAGGTCATGGCCGAAGTGTCAATCCGGCCTTCCAGCCGCTTGAGCACCGCACGCGCGCCGCCTGCATCCTCGAACTGTTCGATCCGCACCGCGCCGGTGGGGCGCACGGCAGAGAGGACCGGCACATCGCTCATCTCCTCCCACAGGGCATAGACGTCGATATCCGTCTCCGCCTCGATGGCAGTGGCCTGCAGATGCTTGATCGCGTTGATGGAGCCGGAAACGCCCAGCACAGTGGCGACGGCATTGCGGAAGGCCCCTTCGGTCAGGATCGTACGCGGGCGCAGGTCTTCGTGCACCATCTCCACGATGCGACGGGCAGCCGCGCGGGCGCCTTCCTTCATCTTGGGCGAATTGGCCCGCACCGGGGCACTGCCCGGCAGGCTCATGCCCAAAGCCTCGACCACGGAATGCATCGTGTTGGCCGTGGCCATGCCGGCACAGACGCCGGGGCCGCGAATGGCATTCTCGGCCATGTCGGCCACCGGGAATTTGGGCTTTGCGCCGAAACGTTCGCCCACCGAGCCGGACCAGACATCTTCCACGTCGACCGGCTCGCCATCGATCTCGCCTGCCTGCTGGTAACCGCCGATCACCAGGATCGTCGGGATATTAAGCCGCGCGGCGGCCATCAGATGGCCCGGCGGGGTCTTGTCGCAACTGGTCAGGCAGATCATGCCGTCCAGCAGGGCGGCCTCCACCTGCACTTCGATGTCATTGGCAATGATGTCACGCCCGGCAAGGATATAGCTGCCGCCCTTGGCCGCGCCGGTGATGAAGTCCGAAGGGGCGGCTGTGCGCACCTCGAAAGGCACCCCGCCGGCCTTGCGGATTTCTTCCTTCACGATGGCGGCAATGCCATCGAGATGGGCATAGCAGATCGCCAGTTCCGAGGAGGAATTCACCACCGCGATCTTGGGCTTCAGCATGTCTTCCGCGCTGAGGCCCAGCGCCTTCCAGTTGGCGCGGCGGCCGGGAGAATTCGCGGCGATGCTGCGAAGGGTCATGTCAGTGCTCCGGTCAATCGGGTCAGGCAGGTTCGGGTTCAGGGTCGGTGTGAACATGCGCCTGCGGCAATTTCCGGGCGAAGAACGCCAGCGCCACGATGCCCACCACCACGCCGGCCAGGCACAGGCCGGTAAACAGGTATCCGTCCAGCACGGCCTGACGGTCCGCGAGGAACCAGGCCGCACCGATATTGGGCGCGGCCACCGCAGCGAACTTGGCCATGAAGCTGGCCATGCCGCCGCCGGTCGAACGGATCGCGCTGGGATAATAGATGCTGGTGATGGAAATCACCGCCGCATGGCCAATGCCAATGGTGATCGAGCCGAGCAGAATCACCGGGATGAACAACGGCCCGCCATCAATGTGACCCGCGCCGATGAAGATGGCCAGCGGTACGCCCAGCAGGGGGGCGACGGCAATCCAGATCGGGCCGCGCTTTTCGGTGAAGCCCAGCAGGAACACCCCGCCAATGGCTCCGATGATA from the Erythrobacter sp. SG61-1L genome contains:
- a CDS encoding FAD-dependent oxidoreductase — translated: MADDKPKMHRVEGHSEERFLGSDVFESTSHTLPPRNGTGTIREDARDVDVYHRCDVAVIGGGPAGCAAAWAAAKAGADVTLIERYNCLGGLSTGGLVMWIDRMTDWQGNHVIQGFARQFIERMPPEAVAGPPREDWGSQDPIKAGYWGQRTTAFHGIVQWAPTLDPERMKLNNQEMLLQAGVRIVFHAWAARPVVEDGVAKGVIFESKAGRQAVMAKVVVDTTGDGDMFARAGAAFDTDIEEGDVHHSMNTGWVLGGVNMDRWINWKVLYPEQLRELMARGREELGFFQTPYVSWRPDIALFLGPRQSGLSALDVDDLTEVEFRSHRLMEGHCQFFRRHAPGFENAYSLQSASQLGVRHTRRLAGIGRIERQNWGNGTPVADEVGISPSISPKFPTVSVPYGSLVPRQLDGMLAAGRHISCDANSHGFMREIPQCWLTGHAAGVGAAVAANRGVQPREVDVAEVRKILREQGAHLSDDTAVAAAKAEAVPAE
- the infA gene encoding translation initiation factor IF-1, yielding MAKEELLTVEGVIDEILPDGRFGVTLENEHRIIAYTAGKMRRYRIRSVVGDRVHVEMTPYDLSKGRIVFRERTPGQGPGGGRKRAFRR
- a CDS encoding cold-shock protein; the protein is MTIGTVKFFNEDKGYGFIQPDDGSKDSFVHISAVQAAGMATLNKDQRLSYDVEAGRNGKESAVNLSHAD
- a CDS encoding GatB/YqeY domain-containing protein, which codes for MPEDHAAQLKARMRLDLKEAMKGKRAEEIAVLRVLLAAIDNAEAPAIGSAPLQVSGLSNEVERLALSPQQLDAILAAELHDREQTAAQLAPMGQAGRAEALLREAEIVRRYCSA
- the ilvD gene encoding dihydroxy-acid dehydratase, translating into MTLRSIAANSPGRRANWKALGLSAEDMLKPKIAVVNSSSELAICYAHLDGIAAIVKEEIRKAGGVPFEVRTAAPSDFITGAAKGGSYILAGRDIIANDIEVQVEAALLDGMICLTSCDKTPPGHLMAAARLNIPTILVIGGYQQAGEIDGEPVDVEDVWSGSVGERFGAKPKFPVADMAENAIRGPGVCAGMATANTMHSVVEALGMSLPGSAPVRANSPKMKEGARAAARRIVEMVHEDLRPRTILTEGAFRNAVATVLGVSGSINAIKHLQATAIEAETDIDVYALWEEMSDVPVLSAVRPTGAVRIEQFEDAGGARAVLKRLEGRIDTSAMTCTGKTLGENLADYVIPGPDVIHAVDDPVGEGPAIAILRGNFADTAVVRLGIRDGSRPEEFSGPAKVFEDSLECLQAIEDGKVVAGDVVVARNQGLKGGPAMGGGASMVLFALDAAGLAKTTAFVTDGQLSGLCLKGLTVAEVSPEAATGGPIGKVRDGDIVTISVANRGIDVALSPEELAAREGPGFRIPATGYLSNFREAVHPLSTGGVLLPLDE